A window of the Pseudomonas furukawaii genome harbors these coding sequences:
- a CDS encoding symmetrical bis(5'-nucleosyl)-tetraphosphatase: protein MTTYAVGDLQGCLDQLKCLLDQVHFDPAKDRLWLVGDLVNRGPKSLETLRFLFSIRDSVVCVLGNHDLHLLAVAHNIERLRKADTLREILDAPDRADLLDWLRRQKLLHYDEQRDIAMVHAGIPPQWTLRKALKRAAEVEEALQDDARLPLFLDGMYGNEPAKWDKDLHGVTRLRVITNYFTRMRFCKADGTLDLKTKEGLGTAPPGYAPWFSFPNRKTHGQKIIFGHWAALEGQCNEPGLFALDTGCVWGGTMTLLNIDSGQRISCSCQENHHE from the coding sequence ATGACGACTTACGCGGTCGGCGACCTCCAGGGTTGCCTCGATCAACTGAAGTGCCTGCTGGATCAGGTGCACTTCGACCCGGCGAAGGACCGGCTCTGGCTGGTGGGAGACCTGGTCAATCGCGGCCCCAAGTCCCTGGAGACTCTGCGCTTCCTCTTTTCGATCAGGGACTCCGTGGTCTGCGTCCTGGGCAACCACGACCTGCACCTGCTGGCCGTGGCCCACAACATAGAACGCCTGCGCAAGGCCGATACCCTGAGGGAAATCCTCGACGCCCCCGACCGGGCCGACCTGCTCGACTGGCTGCGCCGACAGAAGCTGCTGCACTACGACGAGCAGCGCGACATCGCCATGGTGCATGCCGGCATCCCCCCCCAGTGGACCCTGAGGAAGGCCCTCAAGCGCGCCGCCGAAGTAGAAGAAGCCCTGCAGGACGATGCCCGGCTGCCGCTGTTCCTGGACGGCATGTACGGCAACGAGCCCGCCAAGTGGGACAAGGACCTGCACGGCGTCACTCGCCTGAGGGTCATCACCAACTATTTCACCCGCATGCGCTTCTGCAAGGCCGACGGAACCCTGGACCTCAAGACCAAGGAAGGCCTCGGCACGGCGCCGCCCGGATACGCCCCCTGGTTCAGCTTCCCCAACCGCAAGACCCACGGACAGAAGATCATCTTCGGCCACTGGGCGGCCCTGGAAGGCCAGTGCAACGAACCCGGGCTCTTCGCCCTCGACACCGGCTGCGTATGGGGTGGCACCATGACCCTGCTGAACATCGACAGCGGCCAGCGCATCAGTTGCAGCTGCCAGGAGAACCACCATGAGTGA
- the rsmA gene encoding 16S rRNA (adenine(1518)-N(6)/adenine(1519)-N(6))-dimethyltransferase RsmA, with protein MPDHYQHRARKRFGQNFLHDAGIIHRILRSIHAREGERLLEIGPGQGALTEGLLASGAQLDVIELDLDLIPILTHRFGQLPNFRLNQGDALKFDFRRLDAAPHSLRVVGNLPYNISTPLIFHLLAHADLIRDMHFMLQKEVVERLAAEPGGGDWGRLSIMVQYHCRVEHLFNVGPGAFNPPPKVDSAIVRLVPHEVLPHPAKDPALLERVVREAFNQRRKTLRNTLKGLLDAAAIEAAGVDGGLRPEQLDLAAFVRLADQLAASQPDS; from the coding sequence ATGCCAGATCACTACCAACACCGCGCGCGCAAGCGGTTCGGCCAGAACTTCCTGCACGACGCCGGCATCATCCATCGCATCCTGCGCAGCATCCACGCGAGGGAAGGCGAGCGCCTGCTGGAAATCGGCCCGGGTCAGGGCGCCCTGACCGAAGGCCTGCTGGCTAGCGGCGCGCAGCTCGACGTGATCGAGCTGGACCTGGACCTGATCCCCATCCTCACGCATCGTTTCGGCCAGTTGCCGAACTTCCGCCTGAACCAGGGCGACGCGCTCAAGTTCGATTTCCGCCGACTCGATGCCGCCCCCCACAGCCTTCGCGTGGTGGGCAACCTGCCGTACAACATCTCGACCCCGCTGATCTTCCACCTGCTGGCCCACGCCGACCTGATCCGCGACATGCACTTCATGCTGCAGAAGGAAGTCGTCGAGCGCCTGGCCGCCGAGCCGGGCGGTGGCGATTGGGGTCGCCTGTCCATCATGGTCCAGTACCACTGCCGGGTGGAGCACCTGTTCAACGTCGGCCCCGGCGCCTTCAATCCGCCGCCCAAGGTGGACTCGGCCATCGTGCGCCTGGTGCCCCATGAAGTGCTGCCGCACCCTGCCAAGGATCCCGCCCTGCTCGAACGCGTCGTCCGCGAGGCCTTCAACCAGCGCCGCAAGACCCTGCGCAACACCCTCAAGGGCCTGCTTGACGCCGCCGCCATCGAAGCCGCCGGCGTCGACGGCGGGCTGCGCCCCGAGCAGCTCGACCTGGCCGCCTTCGTCCGCCTGGCCGACCAACTGGCCGCGTCCCAGCCCGACTCCTAG
- a CDS encoding PrkA family serine protein kinase, with amino-acid sequence MSIFSHFQQRFEATRQEEYSLQEYLDLCKQDRSAYATAAERMLMAIGEPELLDTSADPRLSRIFSNKVIRRYPVFADFHGMEECIDQIVSYFRHAAQGLEEKKQVLYLLGPVGGGKSSLAEKLKQVMERVPFYAIKGSPVFESPLGLFNPDEDGAILEEEYGIPRRYLRTVISPWATKRLNEFGGDISKFRVVKLYPSILNQIAIAKTEPGDENNQDISSLVGKVDIRKLEEFPQNDADAYSYSGALCRSNQGLMEFVEMFKAPIKVLHPLLTATQEGNYNSTEGLGGLPFSGIILAHSNESEWHSFRNNKNNEAFIDRIYIVKVPYCLRVTDEIKIYDKLLINSSLAKAHCAPDTLRMLAQFSVLSRLKEPENSNVYSKMRVYDGENLKDTDPKAKSIQEYRDSAGVDEGMNGLSTRFAFKILSKVFNFDPHEVAANPVHLLYVLEQQIEQEQFPAEVRERYLRYIKEYLAPRYIEFIGKEIQTAYLESYSEYGQNIFDRYVLYADFWIQDQEYRDPETGEILNRVALNEELEKIEKPAGISNPKDFRNEIVNFVLRARANNNGKNPSWLSYEKLRVVIEKKMFSNTEDLLPVISFNAKGSKEEQQKHNDFVKRMVERGYTEKQVRLLSEWYLRVRKSQ; translated from the coding sequence ATGAGCATTTTCAGCCACTTCCAACAGCGTTTCGAAGCGACCCGCCAGGAGGAATATTCCCTCCAGGAATATCTGGACCTGTGCAAACAGGATCGCAGCGCTTACGCCACCGCCGCCGAACGCATGCTCATGGCCATTGGGGAGCCAGAGTTGCTGGACACGTCGGCCGATCCACGACTGTCGCGGATCTTCTCCAACAAGGTGATCCGGCGTTACCCGGTGTTCGCCGACTTCCATGGCATGGAAGAGTGCATCGACCAGATCGTGTCCTACTTCCGCCACGCCGCCCAGGGCCTGGAAGAGAAGAAGCAGGTCCTCTATCTGCTGGGGCCGGTGGGGGGCGGCAAGTCCTCCCTGGCGGAAAAACTCAAGCAGGTCATGGAACGCGTCCCCTTCTACGCCATCAAGGGCTCGCCGGTCTTCGAGTCGCCCCTCGGCCTGTTCAACCCCGACGAGGACGGAGCCATCCTGGAGGAGGAGTACGGCATTCCCCGGCGCTACCTGCGCACGGTGATCTCGCCCTGGGCCACCAAGCGCCTGAACGAGTTCGGCGGTGACATCAGCAAGTTCCGCGTGGTCAAGCTCTACCCCTCGATCCTCAACCAGATCGCCATCGCCAAGACCGAGCCGGGTGACGAGAACAACCAGGACATCTCCTCGCTGGTGGGCAAGGTGGATATCCGCAAGCTGGAGGAATTCCCGCAGAACGACGCCGACGCCTACAGCTATTCAGGCGCACTGTGCCGGTCCAACCAGGGCCTGATGGAATTCGTCGAGATGTTCAAGGCCCCGATCAAGGTGCTGCACCCGCTGCTCACCGCCACCCAGGAAGGCAACTACAACAGCACCGAAGGCCTGGGCGGGCTGCCCTTCAGCGGCATCATCCTGGCCCACTCCAACGAGTCGGAATGGCACAGCTTCCGCAACAACAAGAACAACGAGGCGTTCATCGACCGGATCTACATCGTCAAGGTGCCCTACTGCCTGCGGGTCACCGACGAGATCAAGATCTACGACAAGCTCCTCATCAACAGTTCCCTGGCCAAGGCCCACTGCGCCCCGGACACCCTGCGCATGCTGGCCCAGTTCTCCGTGCTCTCGCGCCTGAAGGAGCCTGAGAACTCCAACGTCTACTCGAAGATGCGGGTGTACGACGGCGAGAACCTCAAGGACACCGACCCCAAGGCCAAGTCCATCCAGGAATACCGCGACTCGGCCGGCGTGGACGAAGGCATGAACGGCCTGTCCACCCGCTTCGCCTTCAAGATCCTCTCCAAGGTCTTCAACTTCGACCCCCATGAGGTGGCGGCCAACCCGGTGCACCTGCTCTACGTCCTGGAGCAGCAGATCGAGCAGGAGCAGTTCCCGGCCGAGGTACGCGAACGCTACCTGCGCTACATCAAGGAATACCTGGCGCCGCGCTACATCGAGTTCATCGGCAAGGAGATCCAGACCGCCTACCTCGAGTCCTACAGCGAGTACGGCCAGAACATCTTCGACCGCTATGTGCTGTACGCGGACTTCTGGATCCAGGACCAGGAATACCGCGACCCGGAAACCGGCGAGATCCTCAACCGTGTCGCCCTGAACGAGGAACTGGAGAAGATCGAGAAGCCCGCCGGCATCAGCAACCCGAAGGATTTCCGCAACGAGATCGTCAACTTCGTGCTGCGCGCCCGAGCCAACAACAACGGGAAGAATCCCAGCTGGCTCAGCTACGAGAAGCTGCGGGTGGTCATCGAGAAGAAAATGTTCTCCAACACCGAAGACCTTCTGCCGGTCATCAGCTTCAATGCCAAGGGCAGCAAGGAGGAACAGCAGAAGCACAACGACTTCGTCAAACGCATGGTCGAGCGCGGCTACACGGAGAAACAGGTTCGCCTGCTGTCCGAATGGTACCTGCGGGTACGCAAGTCGCAGTAA
- a CDS encoding peptidylprolyl isomerase, producing the protein MKNKLANRLRPLLLGAVLLGGLAHAEVRPIDRVVAIVDNDVIMQSQLDQRLREVQQTIAKRGASLPPENVLSQQVLERLIIENIQLQIGDRSGIRIADEELNQAIEAIAQRNGMSVDQFRAALSSDGLSYEDARDQVRREMVISRVRQRRVAERIQVTDQEVQNFLASDMGKLQLSEEFRLANILIPVPEGSSPSTIQSAERQAQELYQQLRQGADFAQLAISRSAGETALEGGEIGWRKAAQLPPPFDGMISALQVGEVTEPVRTPGGFILLKLLDKRGGETQVRDEVHVRHILLKPSEIRSEADTRRLAERLYERIQSGEDFGELAKAFSEDPGSALNGGDLNWIDPNALVPEFREVMAQTPAGKLSKPFKSPYGWHVLEVLGRRATDSSEQFREQQAMNILRNRKYDEELQAWLRQIRDEAYVETKL; encoded by the coding sequence GTGAAGAACAAGCTCGCTAATCGCCTGCGCCCGCTGCTGCTGGGCGCAGTTCTCCTCGGCGGCCTCGCCCATGCCGAGGTTCGCCCCATCGACCGAGTGGTCGCCATCGTCGACAACGACGTGATCATGCAGAGCCAGCTGGACCAGCGCCTGCGGGAAGTGCAGCAGACCATCGCCAAGCGCGGCGCCTCGCTGCCCCCCGAGAATGTGCTGAGCCAGCAGGTGCTGGAACGCCTGATCATCGAGAACATCCAGCTGCAGATCGGGGATCGCTCCGGTATCCGCATCGCGGACGAGGAACTGAACCAGGCCATCGAAGCCATCGCCCAGCGCAATGGCATGAGCGTGGACCAGTTCCGCGCCGCCCTGTCCAGCGACGGCCTCTCCTATGAAGACGCCCGCGACCAGGTTCGCCGCGAGATGGTGATCAGCCGCGTGCGCCAACGCCGCGTCGCCGAGCGCATCCAGGTCACCGACCAGGAAGTGCAGAACTTCCTCGCATCCGACATGGGCAAGCTGCAACTGTCCGAAGAGTTCCGCCTGGCCAATATTCTGATCCCGGTGCCGGAGGGCTCCTCGCCGAGCACCATCCAGTCGGCCGAGCGCCAGGCCCAGGAGCTCTACCAGCAACTGCGCCAAGGCGCCGACTTCGCCCAGCTGGCCATCTCCCGCTCCGCGGGCGAGACCGCGCTGGAAGGCGGCGAGATCGGCTGGCGCAAGGCCGCCCAGCTGCCGCCTCCCTTCGACGGCATGATCAGCGCCCTGCAAGTGGGCGAGGTCACCGAGCCGGTCCGCACCCCGGGTGGCTTCATCCTCCTCAAGCTGCTGGACAAGCGCGGTGGCGAGACCCAGGTACGCGACGAAGTGCATGTCCGCCATATCCTGCTCAAGCCCAGCGAAATCCGCAGTGAAGCGGATACCCGCCGCCTGGCCGAGCGCCTGTATGAGCGCATCCAGTCCGGCGAGGACTTCGGCGAGCTGGCCAAGGCCTTCTCCGAGGACCCGGGTTCGGCCCTCAACGGTGGCGACCTGAACTGGATCGACCCCAACGCCCTGGTGCCGGAGTTCCGCGAAGTCATGGCCCAGACCCCGGCCGGCAAGCTCTCCAAGCCGTTCAAGAGCCCCTACGGCTGGCACGTGCTGGAAGTCCTCGGCCGTCGTGCCACCGACAGCAGCGAGCAGTTCCGCGAGCAGCAAGCGATGAACATCCTGCGTAACCGCAAGTACGACGAAGAGCTGCAGGCCTGGCTGCGCCAGATCCGCGACGAAGCCTACGTCGAAACCAAGCTGTAA
- the glpE gene encoding thiosulfate sulfurtransferase GlpE, translated as MSEFQRIAPERAHDLREQGAVVVDIRDPQSFAQGHISGSRHLDNHSLADFIAHADFDKPLIVACYHGNSSQGAAAYLAHQGFSEVYSLDGGFELWRSVYPGDVAQGGTD; from the coding sequence ATGAGTGAATTCCAACGCATCGCCCCGGAACGGGCCCACGACCTGCGCGAACAGGGTGCAGTGGTTGTGGACATCCGCGACCCGCAGAGCTTCGCCCAAGGGCACATCAGCGGCTCCCGCCACCTGGACAACCACTCCCTTGCGGACTTCATCGCCCACGCCGACTTCGACAAACCGCTGATCGTCGCCTGCTACCACGGCAACTCCAGCCAGGGGGCAGCCGCCTACCTCGCCCACCAGGGTTTTTCCGAGGTCTACAGCCTGGATGGGGGCTTCGAACTGTGGCGAAGCGTCTATCCCGGGGATGTCGCCCAGGGCGGCACCGATTGA
- a CDS encoding SpoVR family protein — MSASKKERKPISTGSEWTFDLIRTYDREISRIAERYALDTYPNQIEVISAEQMMDAYASVGMPIGYHHWSYGKHFLATEKGYTRGQMGLAYEIVINSDPCIAYLMEENTITMQALVIAHACYGHNSFFKGNYLFRTWTDASSIIDYLVFAKQYITQCEERHGIDAVEDLLDSCHALMNYGVDRYKRPYPISAEEERRRQKEREEHLQKQINDLWRTIPKGAGKGGEKDNQRFPAEPQENILYFIEKHAPLLEPWQREIVRIVRKIAQYFYPQRQTQVMNEGWATFWHYTLLNDLYDEGLVTEGFMMEFLQSHTSVVYQPSFDSPYYSGINPYALGFAMYRDIRRICEDPTEEDKRWFPDIAGSDWLSTLKFAMKSFKDESFILQFLSPKVIRDFKLFSILDDDQKDELLVPAIHDESGYRVIREQLAAQYNLGNREPNVQIWSVDRRGDRSLTLRHQQHDRKPLGESTEDVLKHLHRLWGFDVHLETRYGEQITGVHHVPPKGERTEDGEYPRLDLIIPPI, encoded by the coding sequence ATGAGTGCCAGCAAGAAGGAACGCAAGCCCATCTCCACGGGGTCCGAATGGACCTTCGACCTGATCCGCACCTACGACCGCGAGATCAGCCGCATCGCCGAGCGTTATGCGCTGGACACCTATCCGAACCAGATCGAGGTGATCAGCGCCGAGCAGATGATGGACGCCTACGCCTCGGTGGGTATGCCCATCGGCTACCACCACTGGTCCTACGGCAAGCACTTCCTCGCCACCGAAAAGGGTTATACCCGCGGCCAGATGGGCCTGGCCTACGAGATCGTGATCAACTCCGACCCCTGCATCGCCTATCTCATGGAGGAAAACACCATCACCATGCAGGCGCTGGTGATCGCCCACGCCTGCTACGGCCACAACAGCTTCTTCAAGGGCAACTACCTGTTCCGCACCTGGACCGACGCCAGCTCCATCATCGACTACCTGGTGTTCGCCAAGCAGTACATCACCCAGTGCGAGGAGCGCCACGGCATCGACGCGGTGGAAGACCTGCTGGACTCCTGCCACGCCCTTATGAACTACGGCGTCGACCGCTACAAGCGGCCCTATCCCATCTCCGCCGAAGAGGAGCGGCGCCGGCAGAAGGAGCGCGAGGAACACCTGCAGAAGCAGATCAACGACCTCTGGCGCACCATCCCCAAGGGCGCCGGCAAAGGCGGCGAGAAGGACAACCAGCGCTTCCCGGCCGAACCCCAGGAGAACATCCTCTACTTCATCGAGAAACACGCTCCGCTGCTGGAGCCCTGGCAGCGCGAGATCGTGCGCATCGTGCGCAAGATCGCCCAGTACTTCTACCCGCAACGGCAAACCCAGGTGATGAACGAGGGCTGGGCCACCTTCTGGCACTACACCCTCCTCAACGACCTCTACGACGAGGGCCTGGTCACCGAGGGCTTCATGATGGAGTTCCTCCAGTCCCACACCAGCGTGGTCTACCAGCCATCCTTCGACAGCCCCTACTACAGCGGCATCAACCCCTACGCACTGGGCTTCGCCATGTACCGCGACATCCGCCGCATCTGCGAAGACCCCACCGAGGAGGACAAGCGCTGGTTCCCCGACATCGCTGGCAGCGACTGGCTCTCCACCCTCAAGTTCGCCATGAAGAGCTTCAAGGACGAGAGCTTCATCCTGCAGTTCCTCTCGCCCAAGGTGATCCGCGACTTCAAGCTGTTCAGCATCCTCGACGACGACCAGAAGGACGAACTGCTGGTTCCGGCCATCCACGACGAGTCGGGCTATCGAGTGATCCGCGAGCAACTGGCCGCCCAGTACAACCTCGGCAACCGCGAGCCCAATGTGCAGATCTGGAGCGTCGACCGCCGGGGCGACCGATCGCTGACCCTCCGCCACCAGCAGCACGACCGCAAACCCCTGGGTGAATCCACCGAGGACGTGCTCAAGCACCTTCACCGGCTCTGGGGCTTCGACGTCCACCTGGAGACCCGCTACGGCGAACAGATCACCGGAGTCCACCATGTTCCCCCAAAGGGGGAACGCACTGAGGACGGGGAATACCCGCGCCTGGACCTGATCATTCCACCCATTTGA
- the pdxA gene encoding 4-hydroxythreonine-4-phosphate dehydrogenase PdxA gives MTTLRFALTPGEPAGIGPDLCLLLARNAQPHALIAVASLDLLERRASELGVDIRLIAIDPDALPDAPAPAGSLYVWDTPLRAPAYPGKLDPRNADYVLETLTRAGQGCLDGHFAGMITAPVHKGVINEAGIAFSGHTEFLADLTATRQVVMMLATRGLRVALVTTHLPLKDVPAAITPERLQRVSRILHTDLVEKFGIPRPRILVCGLNPHAGEGGHLGREELEIIEPTLEGLRAEGLNLVGPLPADTLFTPKHLEHCDAVLAMYHDQGLPVLKYKGFGAAVNVTLGLPIIRTSVDHGTALDLAGTGDIDCGSLEVALETAYQMAGSRG, from the coding sequence ATGACCACCCTCCGCTTCGCCCTCACCCCCGGTGAACCCGCCGGCATCGGCCCAGACCTCTGCCTGCTGCTCGCCCGCAATGCCCAGCCCCACGCCCTGATCGCCGTGGCCAGCCTCGACCTGCTGGAGCGACGCGCCTCCGAACTCGGCGTGGACATCCGACTGATCGCCATCGACCCCGACGCCCTGCCCGATGCTCCGGCGCCCGCAGGCAGCCTCTATGTCTGGGACACTCCGCTGCGCGCCCCTGCATACCCCGGCAAGCTCGACCCCCGGAATGCCGATTACGTGCTGGAAACCCTGACCCGCGCCGGCCAGGGCTGCCTGGACGGGCACTTCGCCGGCATGATCACAGCGCCGGTGCACAAGGGCGTGATCAACGAGGCCGGGATCGCCTTCTCCGGTCACACCGAGTTCCTCGCGGACCTCACCGCCACCCGCCAGGTGGTCATGATGCTGGCCACGCGGGGACTGCGTGTCGCCCTGGTCACCACCCACCTGCCGCTGAAGGACGTCCCCGCCGCCATCACACCCGAGCGCCTGCAGCGTGTCAGCCGCATCCTGCACACCGACCTGGTGGAAAAGTTCGGCATCCCCCGTCCGCGCATACTCGTCTGCGGCCTCAACCCCCATGCCGGGGAAGGCGGCCACCTGGGACGGGAAGAACTGGAGATCATCGAGCCGACCCTTGAGGGACTTCGCGCCGAAGGCTTGAACCTGGTGGGCCCGCTGCCGGCGGATACCCTCTTCACCCCGAAGCACCTGGAGCACTGTGACGCCGTGCTCGCCATGTACCACGACCAGGGCCTGCCCGTGCTCAAGTACAAGGGCTTTGGCGCGGCGGTGAACGTCACCCTCGGCCTGCCCATCATCCGCACCTCGGTGGACCACGGCACCGCCCTGGACCTTGCCGGCACCGGCGACATCGATTGCGGCAGCCTGGAGGTGGCGCTGGAGACCGCCTATCAGATGGCCGGCAGTCGAGGCTGA
- a CDS encoding multifunctional CCA addition/repair protein: MQIFKVGGAVRDRLLGRLVSEVDWVVVGATAEEMAAQGFRPVGADFPVFLHPETGEEYALARTERKSGRGYGGFTFHASPDVTLEQDLIRRDLTVNAMAEDEHGRLIDPYGGRKDLEARVLRHVSPAFAEDPLRVLRVARFAARYAPLGFQVAGETLELMRQIADSGELDALTPERSWKEISRALMEPRPDIFIQVLRDSGALAAWMPELDRLFGVPQPEQHHPEVDTGLHTLAVLRQCAEHEQPLTVRWACLLHDLGKGLTPETEWPRHVAHEVRGLKLIKAVNERCKAPRDCQELALLVGEYHTHAHRALELRASTLLELLQAFDVFRRPQRFEEFVAAAEMDARGRTGLEQRDYPQSAYLLGAASVARAVAVQPLLEQGFKGAELGQALTRARLAALEDYRRNSAADRPT; the protein is encoded by the coding sequence ATGCAGATATTCAAAGTGGGCGGCGCGGTTCGCGATCGCCTGTTGGGTCGCCTGGTAAGCGAAGTCGACTGGGTGGTCGTAGGCGCTACCGCAGAAGAGATGGCCGCACAGGGCTTTCGCCCGGTGGGCGCCGACTTCCCGGTGTTCCTGCACCCGGAAACCGGCGAGGAATACGCCCTGGCACGCACCGAACGCAAGAGCGGACGTGGCTACGGCGGCTTCACCTTCCACGCCAGCCCGGACGTCACCCTGGAACAGGACCTGATCCGCCGCGACCTCACGGTCAACGCCATGGCCGAAGACGAGCACGGCCGCCTCATCGACCCCTACGGCGGACGGAAGGACCTCGAGGCCCGGGTGCTGCGCCACGTCTCCCCGGCCTTCGCCGAAGACCCGCTGCGCGTGTTGCGCGTGGCACGCTTCGCGGCCCGTTATGCCCCCCTAGGCTTCCAGGTCGCCGGCGAAACCCTCGAACTGATGCGACAGATCGCTGACTCCGGCGAACTGGACGCTCTCACACCCGAGCGCAGCTGGAAGGAAATTTCCCGCGCCCTCATGGAGCCGCGCCCGGACATCTTCATCCAGGTGCTGCGGGACAGTGGCGCCCTGGCCGCGTGGATGCCCGAACTGGACCGCCTGTTCGGCGTGCCCCAGCCGGAGCAGCATCATCCCGAAGTGGACACTGGCCTGCATACCCTGGCGGTTCTGCGCCAGTGCGCAGAGCATGAGCAACCCCTGACCGTGCGCTGGGCCTGCCTGCTCCACGACCTGGGCAAAGGACTGACTCCCGAGACGGAATGGCCCCGCCATGTCGCCCATGAAGTACGCGGCCTGAAACTCATCAAGGCCGTGAACGAACGCTGCAAGGCCCCCCGCGACTGCCAGGAACTGGCCCTGCTGGTGGGCGAGTACCACACCCACGCCCACCGCGCCCTTGAGCTGCGCGCCTCGACGCTGCTCGAGCTGCTGCAGGCCTTCGACGTATTCCGCCGCCCACAGCGCTTCGAGGAATTCGTCGCCGCCGCTGAAATGGATGCCCGTGGACGCACCGGGCTGGAACAGCGCGACTACCCACAATCGGCGTACCTGCTGGGTGCGGCTTCCGTCGCGCGAGCGGTGGCCGTCCAGCCGCTGCTGGAACAGGGCTTCAAAGGCGCGGAACTGGGCCAGGCCCTGACGCGGGCTCGGCTGGCGGCACTGGAAGACTACAGGCGGAATAGCGCAGCCGACCGCCCGACCTGA
- a CDS encoding YeaH/YhbH family protein codes for MSYVIDRRLNGKNKSTVNRQRFLRRYREHIKKAVEEAVSRRSITDMEHGEQISIPGRDIDEPVLHHGRGGRQTIVHPGNKEFTTGDRIPRPQGGGGGRGSGKASNQGEGMDDFVFQITQEEFLDFMFEDLELPNLVKRHLTGADTFKTVRAGISNEGNPSRINIVRTLRSAHARRIALSGSSRAKLREAKEELARLKREEPDNFSDIQELEAEIAKLRARIERVPFLDTFDLKYNLLVKQPNPSSKAVMFCLMDVSGSMTQATKDIAKRFFILLYLFLKRNYDKIEVVFIRHHTSAREVDEEEFFYSRETGGTIVSSALKLMQEIMAERYPINEWNIYAAQASDGDNWNDDSPICRDILIKQIMPFVQYYTYVEITPREHQALWYEYEQVCEAFDDTFAQQQIVSASDIYPVFRELFQRRLVT; via the coding sequence ATGAGCTATGTCATCGACAGGCGTTTGAATGGCAAGAACAAGAGCACCGTGAACCGCCAGCGGTTCCTGCGGCGCTATCGCGAGCACATCAAGAAGGCCGTTGAGGAGGCCGTGAGCCGCCGCTCCATCACTGATATGGAGCACGGCGAGCAGATCAGCATTCCCGGTCGCGACATCGACGAGCCCGTCCTGCACCATGGCCGGGGCGGCCGGCAGACCATCGTCCACCCCGGCAACAAGGAGTTCACCACCGGTGACCGCATCCCACGTCCGCAGGGCGGCGGAGGGGGACGCGGCAGCGGCAAGGCCAGCAACCAGGGCGAGGGGATGGACGATTTCGTATTCCAGATCACCCAGGAGGAATTCCTCGACTTCATGTTCGAGGACCTGGAACTGCCCAACCTCGTCAAGCGTCACCTGACCGGCGCCGATACCTTCAAGACCGTGCGCGCCGGTATCAGCAACGAGGGCAACCCCTCGCGCATCAACATCGTCCGCACCCTGCGCTCGGCCCATGCCCGGCGAATCGCCCTCTCCGGCTCCAGCCGCGCGAAGCTGCGGGAAGCCAAGGAGGAACTGGCCCGCCTGAAGCGCGAAGAACCCGACAATTTCAGCGACATTCAGGAGCTGGAAGCGGAGATCGCGAAACTGCGCGCCAGGATCGAGCGCGTGCCCTTCCTCGATACCTTCGACCTCAAGTACAACCTGCTGGTGAAGCAGCCCAACCCCAGCTCCAAGGCGGTGATGTTCTGCCTCATGGACGTATCCGGCTCCATGACCCAGGCCACCAAGGACATCGCCAAGCGTTTCTTCATCCTCCTCTACCTGTTCCTCAAGCGGAACTACGACAAGATCGAGGTGGTGTTCATCCGCCACCACACCAGCGCCCGCGAGGTGGACGAGGAAGAGTTCTTCTACTCCCGCGAGACCGGCGGCACCATCGTCTCCAGCGCCCTGAAACTGATGCAGGAGATCATGGCCGAGCGCTATCCCATCAACGAATGGAACATCTACGCGGCCCAGGCATCGGACGGCGACAACTGGAACGACGATTCACCCATCTGCCGGGATATCCTGATCAAGCAGATCATGCCGTTCGTGCAGTACTACACCTACGTCGAGATCACCCCGCGCGAGCACCAGGCGCTGTGGTACGAGTACGAACAGGTCTGCGAAGCGTTCGACGACACCTTCGCCCAGCAGCAGATCGTCTCGGCGTCGGATATCTACCCGGTGTTCCGCGAGCTGTTCCAACGCCGGCTCGTGACCTGA
- the apaG gene encoding Co2+/Mg2+ efflux protein ApaG, translating into MSDSRYQVDVSVATRFLPEQSQPEQNRFAFAYTVTITNNGERPAKLLSRHWVITDGDGHVQEVRGAGVVGQQPLIAPGASHTYTSGTVMATRVGTMQGSYQMVADDGKRFDAPIAPFRLAVPGALH; encoded by the coding sequence GTGTCCGATTCCCGCTACCAGGTCGATGTCAGCGTCGCCACCCGCTTCCTCCCGGAACAGTCGCAGCCGGAGCAGAACCGCTTCGCCTTCGCCTACACCGTCACCATCACCAACAACGGTGAGCGGCCCGCCAAACTCCTGAGCCGGCACTGGGTGATCACCGACGGTGACGGCCATGTGCAGGAAGTCCGTGGCGCCGGCGTGGTCGGCCAGCAGCCACTCATCGCCCCGGGCGCCAGCCACACCTACACCAGTGGCACCGTCATGGCGACCCGGGTGGGCACCATGCAGGGCAGCTACCAGATGGTCGCCGACGACGGCAAACGCTTCGACGCCCCCATCGCCCCCTTCCGCCTGGCCGTTCCCGGCGCCCTGCACTGA